In the Corynebacterium jeikeium genome, TAGATCTGCTCTAGTCTAACCTGTCTACTTCCCGATCCCGCTATCGGGAGGGAATTAAAACTAGCTCTCCGTGAAGCCGCTACCGTCGGAAGACTGTTCGCTAGGCGCGGGACTAGACAAAAGAGCCTCATAGTACTCCGGCAAAGGCGCCCGCCCGGCCAGGCGCAGGGCACGCACCAGAGGGCGGGAGCGCACGCTCAAGGTGTCGGAGACTGCGTCGTTGTAGAAACGCGCCGCCAGGTCTACCTTCGCCGAAGCCTCTAAGAAGCTGGAATTGCTCCACACCTGCGCATTCAGTTCACTCAGCAGCTCATTTTCCGCCTCGCTTCGTGCGCCCATGTCGGTGGCTCGCAACGCCACACGGTTCACATGCGCTACGTCTTGCCCTAGCTCGGGTTGCAGCGCAGCAATAACACTGGAGCGAGCACGCAACGCTCCTTCCAGGCTTACACGCGCCGAGTCAGTACGAATGTGCAGACGGTTCAGGCGGCCGGCCATGCCGGAGGCCCACACACCCGCAACGATCGCGAGGATCAAAACCACCGCGACAATGAAGACCCACACGGGAATCGTGATCATGCCAGTGTCACCTTTCGACCTTTGACCGTCACCGTGTCATACACCTGCTCCACCTGGTCTGTAACCGTCTGCCAGTCGAAGTCCACGGCACGCCGTGCCCCAGCTTCGATGAGCTTGGCACGAGCAACGTCGTCATGCAGCAGACCAATCGCCTTGTCTGCAAGGTCTACCGCCGACCCATTGCAGAATAGGCGGGCCGACCTGCCGTGTTGACCAACCGCTTCAAAGGCCGGAATGTCGCTGGCCAGCACCGCTGCCCCTGCCGCCATACCCTCCACCAGGACGATGCCGAAGCTCTCGCCGCCGGTATTCGGCGCCACGTACACATCGCTTGCGCTCAGCGCGCCGGCCTTGTCCGCGTCGCTGACGCGCCCGAGTACGCGTACGTGGGCGTCACTAGGCTTCGCGCTGGGCCCCAGCCCCACACAGACGGACAGACCGAGCTTCCGCACGCGCTCGACCAGGGCGTCGATGTCGCCGCCACCGGCAATAATCAGTTCCACGTCCGGCACCTCCGCGACGATCCGCGGCATCGCCTCAAGGAGGATCTGCAGGCCCTTGCGAGGTTCTTCGAATCGTCCCAGGAACATCAGGCGCGGACGTGTCTGCTCAGGCATACCCAGCCCTGCCAGGGGTTCAGCGTTGCGGTAGGTCGAGGTCTCCACACCGTTAGGAATCAGCACCGGGTCGCCCGCGAGGTTTTCCACCTGCCAACGGCGAGCCTCCTCAGAGACTGCGATACCACCGTGGATGCGCTCCAGGTAGGGGCGCAGGAAGGGCAGTGCCACCTTCAGGATCTTCGATTCGCTCGCCGAGGCATGATAGGTCGCCACAATGGGTCCCTCTGCCACTGCCATGGCCATCATTGAATAAGACGGGGAGTTCGGCTCGTGGATGTGCAAAAGGTCGAACTGGTTGTCGCGGATCCACTGCTTAAGGTGCTTTTTGGTTCGCGGACCGAAGCTCAACCGCGCGACCGAACCGTTGTATCGGATCGGAATGCTGGAGCCACCCAGCTCTACGAAATCCGGCAGCCCCTCGGTGGATTTACCGGGGCCGATCAAGCTGACTTCGTGGCCGCGCTTGCGCAGCTCTGTGCACAGGTCGATGGCGTGGATCTGCACGCCGCCCGGCTCGTCGAAGGAGTACGGGCAGACCATTCCAATCCGCATTAGTCCTGCCCTTCCATCTGGTCTTCTTCACTCAACCCCAGTCGCTTGCGGCGCGCCTCCGAAAGATCCGCGAACCACAGCGGCTGCAGCATGTGCCAGTCCTGCGGGTCCATAGCGATGCCGCGGGCGAAGTTGTCCGCCATCTGCTGGACGATCTGCTGCAGGCTCCGCCCTTCCACCTCTACGGGCGTGACTTCGTGCTCCCAGGTCTCCGGCGTACCCCGCCGTTCGGGCCGGGGGTCCGTCGCCCCGCCGCGGAACGCCACCCGCGCAGTGAACAGGTTCGCCCCGGAGCGCTGCGCCAGCAGCGCCGCACCCGCGGGCATGGAGGTCTTCTCCCCGAAGAACTCCACCTCGACCCCATGGCCGGTCAGGTCTCGCTCCCCCATCAGGCACACGGTTCCACCTTCACGCAGCACCTCTTCCATCCGCTCCAAGGGAGGCACATCCGCGCCCGTCAAAGCGATGATCTCAAAGCCCAGCGACTCGCGGTACTCGACGAATGCCTCGAACAGGCTCTCCGGCTTCAGGCGCTCGGCGACGGTGGTGAAAGTTCCGTAGTGGTGCACCAGCCACACCCCGGCCATGTCCCAGTTTCCCGCATGCGGCAAAGCGATGATGGTGCCACGGCCGGATTCGGCGCTCGCGTGCAGCAGTTCCAGCGACCCAGGCACGAAGTTGCGGTTGAGCTCCTCCGCCAGCTCGCGCCCGGCCATCGCAGGCAGCTGAAAGGCCTCGCGCCAATAACGCATGTAGCTGCGCATGGAGCGGCGAACCAGGTCGCGCGTGACGTTTTCCGGCCCGACAACGCGGGCAAGGTTGCGGCGCAGCTGTTCTGGGCCTTTGCCCTTTTTGGACGCCACGTCCGCGCCCCATTCAAACAATGCCTTCGCCACTGGTTTCGGCAGCCTGGAGGTCACCTTCCAGCCGGCAATATAAGCCGCGGCGGATAGCCGCTCGCCCATCAGCCTTCACTCCCCTCAACGGGAAACTCGCGGGCTCCTTCGGGGGCGGCGATAGTCTGAGACGCGGCGTCCGAACGAGCAACAATTAGTAGGCGCTCAACAACCGTGTACAGCGATCCGGCAGCGAGGATCCACAGTCCCCACGCCAGAATGTGTGGCACGCCAAGCCCGCCGATACCAACTGCCACCAAGGAGATGATGAGGCGTTCCGGGCGCTCGATGAGCCCTCCCACGACCTTGATTCCCGAGGCCTCTGCGCGGGCTTTGACGTAGCTGGTGACCTGGCTGGCAACGAGAATCACCAAGCAGACGCTCATCATCACGACGTTGGCGGGTTCCTGCAGGCCAAACCAGAGGACCAGGGCGCCGAAGATGGCGCCGTCGCTGAGGCGGTCGCAGGTGGCATCTAGCGTGGCGCCGAACCGAGTGCCGCCGCCGCGCATGCGAGCCATGGTGCCGTCCACCATGTCAGTAGCGACCGTAAGACCGATGAGTACGGCAGCGGCAAAGTGGTGACCGGAGGGAATCAGCCAGAGCGCGAAACCTATCGCCATCAGGGTGCCGAAAACGGTCACTGCGTTGGGAGTAATTCCCATCTTGTGCAGCACCCTGGCGATCGGTTCAATGATGACCGCGGCGGGGCCACGGCCGTGCACGCTAAGCATCGCTGAAGTTTTTCTCCCTAATGATCTGAACCGCTAGTCGGTAGAACGGGTGACGGTTTCCCAGGCATCTGCCAACAGCGCACGGGTCTCCCGCAGCGTCTGCGGCAACACCTTAGTGCCCGTCATGACTGTCATGAAGTTAGCATCACCGACCCACCTAGGCACTATATGTTGGTGCAGGTGTGTCGGAATGGAACCACCGGAAGCCTTGCCCAAATTGAGGCCGACGTTCACCGCATCGGGTTTGGAAACCGCTCGCAGCGTCTTCAGCGCAATCTTCGTAAACTCCGCTAACTCTGCGGTTTCTGCATCGTCGAGCTCCGTGTAGTCGGCCACCTGACGATAAGGAACAACCAGCATGTGGCCGGGGTTGTACGGATACAGGTTCAGCACGCAGTAAACCGACTTACCCCGGGCGACGATCAGCGCCTCTTCGTCCGAAAGCTCCGGCAGTGTGGCAAAGGGGTCGGCGGATTGCTTGGATTTGGCGATGTACTGGGAGCGGTAAGGCGCCCACAGTCGCTCCAGCCCGCCTTGCAGGTCGGGCTGGGATCCCACGCCGGAATCCACATAGGGTTCGGTCTGCTGGTCCGGTTGCTGCTCCACCGCGACGCTAAACCTCCACCAGCGGCTGGATCAGCTCCGAGCTCGGCTGGTCGTTGCGGCGCTCAGCGATCCAGTTGGAGATAATGCGCAGCGCATCCTCGCGCGGCACGCCGTTGACCTGGGTGCCGTCCAGGAAGCGGAAGCTCACGGCGTTGGCTTCCACATCGCGGCCACCGACCAGCAGCATGAAAGGCACCTTGCCGGTGGTGTGGTTGCGGATCTTCTTCTGCATGCGATCGTCAGAGGTATCCACCTCCGCGCGAATACCCTGAGCACGCAGGTCTGCGGCGAAGTTCTCCAGGTACTCGTTGAACTCATCGGCAACGGGGATACCGACGACCTGGTGCGGGGCCAGCCACGCGGGGAACGCGCCTGCGTAGTGTTCCAGCAGCACGCCGAAGAAGCGCTCGATGGAACCGAAGAGCGCGCGGTGGATCATGATCGGGCGCTGCTTGGAGCCGTCCGGTGCCGTGTACTCGAGGTTGAAACGCTCGGGCAGGTTGAAGTCCAGCTGCACGGTGGACATCTGCCAGGTGCGCCCGATCGCGTCCCGGGCCTGAACGGAGATCTTCGGACCGTAGAAAGCTGCGCCCGCCGGGTCCGGCACGAGCTCCAGGCCGGACTTGGTAGCCACGCGTTCCAGGATTTCAGTGGAGCGCTCCCAGATCTCGTCGGAGCCCACGAACTTGTTCGGATCCTTGGTGGATAGCTCCAGGTAGAAGTCATCTAGGCCGTAGTCGCGCAGCAGGGAGATGATGAACTCCAGCACCGTGGTCAGCTCCTGCTCCAGCTGGTCCTCGGTGCAGTAGATGTGCGCGTCATCCTGGGTGAAGCCACGCGCACGGGTCAGGCCGTGAATTACGCCGGACTTTTCGTAGCGGTACACGGTGCCGAACTCGAACAAGCGCAACGGTAGCTCGCGGTATGAGCGTCCACGAGAGGCGAAGATCAAGTTGTGCATCGGGCAGTTCATGGGCTTGGCGTAGTAGTCCTGCGCAGGCTTTGTGACGTTGCCCTCGTCGTCGGTCTCTCCGTCCAGCTGCATGGGCGGGAACATGCCGTCGGCGTAGAAATCCAGGTGCCCGGACTTCTGGAACAGGTCGCCCTTAGTGACGTGCGGGGTGTTGACGAAGCTGTACCCGGAGGCAATGTGGCGCTTGCGGGAGTGCTCCTCCATCTCCAGGCGTACGATGCCGCCGTCCGGGTGGAATACCGGGAAGCCGGAGCCAATCTCATCGGGGAAGCTGAACAAATCGAGCTCCTGGCCCAAGCGACGGTGGTCGCGCTTCTCAGCTTCCGCCATCATCGTCTGGTACTCCGCCAGAGCTTCCTTCGACTCCCAGGCAGTGCCGTAGATACGCTGTAGGCCAGCCTTGGACTGATCACCGCGCCAGTAGGCAGCGGAGGAACGGGTTAGGGCGAAAGCCGGAATGCAGCGGGTCGTCGGCACGTGCGGGCCGCGGCAGAGGTCATACCACTCGACTTCGCCAGTGCGCGGGTTCACGTTGCTGTAGGCGGTCAGTTCACCGGCGCCGACCTCCGTGGCTTCGTCAGAGTCCGGATCAACGTTGCCCTTGTCGGCAATCAGCTCGGTCTTGAAGGGCTCGTCTGCGTACTCCGCGCGCGCCTGCTCTACGTCGTCATAAGCTTTACGCTCGAACTTCTGGCCAGACTTGATGATTTTCTTCATCGTCTTTTCCAGCTTGTTCAAGTCCTCCGGAGTGAAGGGCTCCGCAACCTGGAAGTCGTAGTAGAAACCATTGTCGATGGCAGGGCCAATACCCAGCTTGGTACCGGGAAATTCCTTCTGTACTGCCTGCGCGAGCACGTGCGCACACGAGTGGCGGATCACACCTCGGCCTTCGTCGGTGTTAGCCGGAACGGCGGCTACCTCCACGTCCTGCTGGGGTGCCCAGGAAAGGTCGCGCAGCTGACCGGCGCTCTCCCCCTCGGTCTCCTTCACACAAACGATGGCTTCCGGACCCTTATTTGGAAGGCCCAGCTCTCGCATGGCGGCGCCGGCCGGGGTTCCGGCCGGAACCCGGAAAGTAACGGCAGCTGGGGTGATTTCGGGGGTACTCACTGGTGGATCGTGCTCCTTCTCGGGCTCTAGTGACGGTCACATACCTGGTGACAGTCCTCAACGCCCGTAGATTCTACCCCTCCAGGATCTCTTGCCCCCAGTACGCCCCGGTTTTTGTGCCAGGCAGCACCCAGAAGACCGCTGAACCGACGTGGGTGATCCACGTATTCAATCGGTCCTTCTCCGCTAGTCGCTTCTGTAGAGGCGTGAACGCCTCGTCAGGATCAGCCTGGAAGCAGATGAAAATCAGCCCACTATTGCCCAGTGGGGTGACCTCGTTATCCCAGTTGTAAGCGCGGCGCCGCATCCGGGTGCCTTCACCCGCAGTAATTCCAACGTGGCTACGCTCGTCGATCAGCGGCAGGCCGTCATCGCCGGTCTTATTCAGATCGACTGGGTCGAACTCGTCCTTCGCGCCAAGCGGCGCTCCAGTGTCCGCGTGTCTGCCGAACACAACCTCGCGCGACTTCCGGTCCAGCTTCTCCCAACCCGGCATGTCGAAGACGACCCGGCGGACCACCATGGCGCTACCGCCCTGATCATCCCAGATTGCCTCGTCGTACTCCTTGTCGGCGCGGGGAATGGCCGTGCCGTCCTTGAAGCCCAGCAGGTTGCGTGGAGTCTCGCCTGTCGGCGAGTCCACGAATCCGCGTTGGGTCCACTTCGGCGTCGCATAGTCACGCCCGCCGCGGGTCAACACCCGTGCGGCATGGCTCACGGCAGTGAGGTCGTCACCGCAGATCTGCAGGACTACATCAGCGCCACCGAAATCCGGATCGAGCTTGTCTCCCTTGAACTTGGGCAGCCCATTGAGATTCTTCTTAACCCACGAAGGAACCTTTTCAATCAAGTCCATATCCTTGATTAGCTTGGGTCCCCACCCCGCAGTAACCGTTAGATTCTGCGGAGCCATAGCTAGCTCGTGCTCCAGGTCCGCCAGGGCAGTCTGCCCTTGAGTCATAGAGCGCGCATCGCCGGTCCAGATGCGCATCAGGCGCTCCAGATTCTTCTTCAATCCGCCGCGCGGCACCCCGTCCCTCTTCAAATCAAAGGCAACGATCAGCGCGTGGCTCTGCGAATCTTCCCGGATACCGGCCTGGTGTGGGCCGTCAAAATTTATCTTTCTTATTGACGCCCCATCACCAGCACCCCCATCGCCAGCTGTGTCGGCAGAGTCTTCTGCCGTAGCACAAGCTGCTATGACGGATGCAGCGCCAGTCATTCCCAGTCCGGCGAAGAATCCACGGCGAGTGAATTTCACACCTTGGGCGGGCTCGGAGGTGGAGGCGTCAGAAATAGAAGAACGAAAACGTGCGGGGTCAGACATTGGTCTTAGTGCTCGTGTCCGTGTTCTCCGCCGTGCTGCATGTGATCCCCACCATGCTGCATGCCATCCATGTTGCCCATCTCGCCGTCCTTGGCGTCACCGTAGTGCTCGTGGGTGGACTGCTGAACACGCACCGGAACGTTATCCAGCTTGTATTCCTTACCGTCCTTATCGACCAGAGTGAAGGCCAGAGAATCACCGGCGGCAATCTCGTCGGAGACTTCCATAATCATGATGTGGTTGCCGCCCGGTTCCAGGACGCTATCCTCGCCCGCGGGGATAGTAAGGCTAGAGATTTGCTGCATCTCGCCGTCTCTGTTGACTTCGTGCAGCTCATACTTCGCGCCGTCAATGTCACCCTTCACCTCGGTGATGGTGATGTCCTTGTCGGTGGTGTTGTGCAGAGTGCCAAACACGGACGTCATGTTCTTGTCCGCTGGCTTTGCGGTGACGTACGAGTCCTTAAACTCAAGTGCCTTGTCGTCTGCAGCTTCAGTGGAGCCATCGGCCCCATCGGACCCAGCGGACTGAGTGGCCTCAGCCGAGGTGGAAGCGCCATTCTTGTCTTCCCCATCGTCCGAGCATGCGGAGAGGAACAATGCACTACTCAACGCGACAGCAGCCACGGCTGCGGCACGCTTCTTGGAGTTGTTCAGGGAGGTCAGGGACATAACGAACCTTTCAATCAAAAGGCGTGCGGGCTTCCCAACCATTCCCGTGCCCGGGGCTATACCCCAGACACGACATACGCGATCTCTACCAGTTCGCGTACTAGTTGGTGGCACCCGACGCGGATGCTGCGCCGGTGGCGGTTGCCGCGGCGTTATCGGTGGCCATTTCAGTGCCGCCCATCTCAGTCTCTGCAGAAGTGCCGGTCTCTTCAGCTTCGGTAGCGTCAGTAGCCTCAGCTTGAGACTCGGATGCTTCCGTAGCTGCTTCCTCGGTGGACTGGATGCTCGGAGTGGCCGGGCCGGTAGTAGCGGTGTCCTCGCGTTCAGCACCGTCCTTCTCATGCGGAGGGGTGCAAGCGGACAGTGCAAGGGCAGTGGTCAGAGCCAGGGCGGCAGCAGTTGCAGAGCGGAACTTCTTCACGGGAATTCTCCTGATCAGGTAATCGTCAACTAATCGGACATGACGGACGCTCTATCCAACTGCTGTCAGCTAGTCGTCCTTCACATCGCGAAAGCGTGCGATGGCGATCGCCAAAGCACCCACAACTACGACGATACCGCCCAATGGCAATAACCAAGAAGGAACACTCGGGGACTGCTCCCCCTGTGCCCCCTGTTCGGAGTCACCTGCAGACTGGTTTTCGCCATTCCCGTTACTTTCGCTGCCATCCTCGGAAGCCAAATTGAACTTCAGGCTTCCTCGGGTGGAGTGACCGTCGGAGCTAGTGATCTGGTAGCCGACGATGTACTCGCCACCATCCTTCTTCCCCTGCACGTCTACCGGAACATCCACTGTCAGTTCGCGGCCATCTGCCTTTGGCTCGCCGCGGAAAAGTACCTCACCATCGTGCGAAAGCGCGATGGTATTAAAACCTTCCTGCGGCTCGCCCGAAAAGTTCAGAACGATCTTTTCCGGCAGATGATCAACTGTGGAGTTGGCCTCCGGGGTGGACTTCACCACGACGTCATGGGCAGAAGCTGGAGCGCCAAGACCCACGGAAACGGCGGCAACCATTCCAGATGCCGCCAGGAAGCGGGCTAGGGGGCGTCCAAAAGAAGAAAAACGGCGAGGCATGTAAACGGTGAACCTTTCTGTCACGACACTGCTAACACCATAGCGCCGAAAAGATCGGATTCGATCCTGCGAAGCTTTCCAGCGCTATTACAGAAGTCGGAAGCCAAGCCAAAAGAGTTCCCAAGCACCTATTTTCCGGGGGTACACCCAAGGGGTGCGAGTTCCAATGGGATAAGAAGGGTTAATAGACAAAAAGTGTGTCCGCATCCCAGCATAACCGCAGAACACACCCCACAAATCACCGCATAATAGCTCCCCGAAAGCTATTCCCCACACCATCCCACACCTCCGGCCACATCTGTGCTAAACGCACACCGGTTGGATTAAAGGATGACCACCAACCGACCCAGCTGCCCACTATGCAGCAACAACACAAAGAAAAACGGCACCACCAGCAAAGGAACAACCCGCTGGCGCTGCACCAAATGCGGACACTCCTTTACCCGCAGCACCCAAACACACAACAAAAACGCCGCTACCATGACCTGGTTCATCCAATGGATCACCGGCACCCAACCACTGACACAGATTGCAGTTACACAAAACGTCTCAGCAAAAACACTGCAACGCCGCTTCCACTGGTGCTGGTGGATCATCCCCACACCCACCATCGATACTTTCCGTATCTACGACCAGATCTTCCTGGACGCGACCTACCTAAGGTCCGGCTGCCTCCTTATCGCTGCCAGTAAAACCCACGTCATCAACTGGACCTGGGCCAGACAAGAAACCACCGCCGCCTACACCGAACTACTACGCCCCATTGCCGCACCACTTGTCGCAGTGACAGACGGCGGACAAGGCGCCCAATCAGCCATCCACCACTGCTGGCCGACAACACGCATCCAACGCTGCCTCGTCCACGCCCAACGAACAGTCCGCCGCCATACCACCAGCAATCCCCGCACCGACGCAGGCAAAACCATCTACCGCCTAGCCCTGAAACTCACTCGCATCACAGACCTTGACCACGCAGCCGAATGGGTCACCCACCTGC is a window encoding:
- the pgsA gene encoding phosphatidylinositol phosphate synthase, which produces MLSVHGRGPAAVIIEPIARVLHKMGITPNAVTVFGTLMAIGFALWLIPSGHHFAAAVLIGLTVATDMVDGTMARMRGGGTRFGATLDATCDRLSDGAIFGALVLWFGLQEPANVVMMSVCLVILVASQVTSYVKARAEASGIKVVGGLIERPERLIISLVAVGIGGLGVPHILAWGLWILAAGSLYTVVERLLIVARSDAASQTIAAPEGAREFPVEGSEG
- a CDS encoding Dyp-type peroxidase, which gives rise to MSDPARFRSSISDASTSEPAQGVKFTRRGFFAGLGMTGAASVIAACATAEDSADTAGDGGAGDGASIRKINFDGPHQAGIREDSQSHALIVAFDLKRDGVPRGGLKKNLERLMRIWTGDARSMTQGQTALADLEHELAMAPQNLTVTAGWGPKLIKDMDLIEKVPSWVKKNLNGLPKFKGDKLDPDFGGADVVLQICGDDLTAVSHAARVLTRGGRDYATPKWTQRGFVDSPTGETPRNLLGFKDGTAIPRADKEYDEAIWDDQGGSAMVVRRVVFDMPGWEKLDRKSREVVFGRHADTGAPLGAKDEFDPVDLNKTGDDGLPLIDERSHVGITAGEGTRMRRRAYNWDNEVTPLGNSGLIFICFQADPDEAFTPLQKRLAEKDRLNTWITHVGSAVFWVLPGTKTGAYWGQEILEG
- a CDS encoding IS256-like element IS3509 family transposase, whose translation is MTTNRPSCPLCSNNTKKNGTTSKGTTRWRCTKCGHSFTRSTQTHNKNAATMTWFIQWITGTQPLTQIAVTQNVSAKTLQRRFHWCWWIIPTPTIDTFRIYDQIFLDATYLRSGCLLIAASKTHVINWTWARQETTAAYTELLRPIAAPLVAVTDGGQGAQSAIHHCWPTTRIQRCLVHAQRTVRRHTTSNPRTDAGKTIYRLALKLTRITDLDHAAEWVTHLHEFNHTYQVWMNEKTTIRDPATGAYSRVYTHQRVRAAYQSLLSLHRRDLLFTYLQPPPTTINPDGLAATTNSLEGGINAPIKELARRHRGLSLPHQRTVMDWWLYLHTEVPDDPVKIARDQRWGQDALSTATNLITHDTTATTNDIGAPAEYDTAIDTSYQHNLGIQKGWVK
- a CDS encoding HIT family protein; translation: MEQQPDQQTEPYVDSGVGSQPDLQGGLERLWAPYRSQYIAKSKQSADPFATLPELSDEEALIVARGKSVYCVLNLYPYNPGHMLVVPYRQVADYTELDDAETAELAEFTKIALKTLRAVSKPDAVNVGLNLGKASGGSIPTHLHQHIVPRWVGDANFMTVMTGTKVLPQTLRETRALLADAWETVTRSTD
- a CDS encoding copper chaperone PCu(A)C, which produces MSLTSLNNSKKRAAAVAAVALSSALFLSACSDDGEDKNGASTSAEATQSAGSDGADGSTEAADDKALEFKDSYVTAKPADKNMTSVFGTLHNTTDKDITITEVKGDIDGAKYELHEVNRDGEMQQISSLTIPAGEDSVLEPGGNHIMIMEVSDEIAAGDSLAFTLVDKDGKEYKLDNVPVRVQQSTHEHYGDAKDGEMGNMDGMQHGGDHMQHGGEHGHEH
- a CDS encoding glycosyltransferase family 4 protein; translation: MRIGMVCPYSFDEPGGVQIHAIDLCTELRKRGHEVSLIGPGKSTEGLPDFVELGGSSIPIRYNGSVARLSFGPRTKKHLKQWIRDNQFDLLHIHEPNSPSYSMMAMAVAEGPIVATYHASASESKILKVALPFLRPYLERIHGGIAVSEEARRWQVENLAGDPVLIPNGVETSTYRNAEPLAGLGMPEQTRPRLMFLGRFEEPRKGLQILLEAMPRIVAEVPDVELIIAGGGDIDALVERVRKLGLSVCVGLGPSAKPSDAHVRVLGRVSDADKAGALSASDVYVAPNTGGESFGIVLVEGMAAGAAVLASDIPAFEAVGQHGRSARLFCNGSAVDLADKAIGLLHDDVARAKLIEAGARRAVDFDWQTVTDQVEQVYDTVTVKGRKVTLA
- a CDS encoding phosphatidylinositol mannoside acyltransferase; its protein translation is MGERLSAAAYIAGWKVTSRLPKPVAKALFEWGADVASKKGKGPEQLRRNLARVVGPENVTRDLVRRSMRSYMRYWREAFQLPAMAGRELAEELNRNFVPGSLELLHASAESGRGTIIALPHAGNWDMAGVWLVHHYGTFTTVAERLKPESLFEAFVEYRESLGFEIIALTGADVPPLERMEEVLREGGTVCLMGERDLTGHGVEVEFFGEKTSMPAGAALLAQRSGANLFTARVAFRGGATDPRPERRGTPETWEHEVTPVEVEGRSLQQIVQQMADNFARGIAMDPQDWHMLQPLWFADLSEARRKRLGLSEEDQMEGQD
- a CDS encoding copper resistance CopC family protein; this translates as MPRRFSSFGRPLARFLAASGMVAAVSVGLGAPASAHDVVVKSTPEANSTVDHLPEKIVLNFSGEPQEGFNTIALSHDGEVLFRGEPKADGRELTVDVPVDVQGKKDGGEYIVGYQITSSDGHSTRGSLKFNLASEDGSESNGNGENQSAGDSEQGAQGEQSPSVPSWLLPLGGIVVVVGALAIAIARFRDVKDD
- the thrS gene encoding threonine--tRNA ligase, which translates into the protein MRELGLPNKGPEAIVCVKETEGESAGQLRDLSWAPQQDVEVAAVPANTDEGRGVIRHSCAHVLAQAVQKEFPGTKLGIGPAIDNGFYYDFQVAEPFTPEDLNKLEKTMKKIIKSGQKFERKAYDDVEQARAEYADEPFKTELIADKGNVDPDSDEATEVGAGELTAYSNVNPRTGEVEWYDLCRGPHVPTTRCIPAFALTRSSAAYWRGDQSKAGLQRIYGTAWESKEALAEYQTMMAEAEKRDHRRLGQELDLFSFPDEIGSGFPVFHPDGGIVRLEMEEHSRKRHIASGYSFVNTPHVTKGDLFQKSGHLDFYADGMFPPMQLDGETDDEGNVTKPAQDYYAKPMNCPMHNLIFASRGRSYRELPLRLFEFGTVYRYEKSGVIHGLTRARGFTQDDAHIYCTEDQLEQELTTVLEFIISLLRDYGLDDFYLELSTKDPNKFVGSDEIWERSTEILERVATKSGLELVPDPAGAAFYGPKISVQARDAIGRTWQMSTVQLDFNLPERFNLEYTAPDGSKQRPIMIHRALFGSIERFFGVLLEHYAGAFPAWLAPHQVVGIPVADEFNEYLENFAADLRAQGIRAEVDTSDDRMQKKIRNHTTGKVPFMLLVGGRDVEANAVSFRFLDGTQVNGVPREDALRIISNWIAERRNDQPSSELIQPLVEV